A window of the Cynocephalus volans isolate mCynVol1 chromosome 10, mCynVol1.pri, whole genome shotgun sequence genome harbors these coding sequences:
- the PNPLA6 gene encoding patatin-like phospholipase domain-containing protein 6 isoform X7, with protein MEAPLQTGMVLGVMIGAGVAVLVTAVLILLVVRRLRVPKTPAPDGPRYRFRKRDKVLFYGRKIMRKVSQSTSSLVDASVSTTSRPRMKKKLKMLNIAKKILRIQKETPTLQRKEPPPAVLEADLTEGDLANSHLPSEVLYMLKNVRVLGHFEKPLFLELCRHMVFQRLNQGDYVLRPGQPDASIYVVQDGLLELCLPGPDGKECVVKEVVPGDSVNSLLSILDVITGHQHPQRTVSARAARDSTVLRLPVEAFSAVFTKYPESLVRVVQIIMVRLQRVTFLALHNYLGLTNELFSHEIQPLRLFPSPGLPTRTSPVRGSKRVVSNSASEEPRETPGRPPDPTGAPLPGPTGDPVKPTSLEAPSAPLLSRCISMPVDISGLQGGPRSDFDMAYERGRISVSLQEEASGGPQAAPARTPTQEPREQPAGACEYSYCEDESATGGCLFGPYQGRQTSTIFEAAKRELAKLMRIEDPSLLNSRVLLRHAKAGTVIARQGDQDVSLHFVLWGCLHVYQRMIDKAEDVCLFVAQPGELVGQLAVLTGEPLIFTLRAQRDCTFLRISKSDFYEIMRAQPSVVLSAAHTVAARMSPFVRQMDFAIDWTAVEAGRALYRQGDRSDCTYIVLNGRLRSVIQRGNGKKELVGEYGRGDLIGVVEALTRQPRATTVHAVRDTELAKLPEGTLGHIKRRYPQVVTRLIHLLSQKILGNLQQLQGPFPGSGLGVPPHSELTNPASNLSTVAILPVCAEVPMVAFTLELQHALQAIGPTLLLNSDIIRARLGASALDSIQEFRLSGWLAQQEDAHRIVLYQTDASLTPWTVRCLRQADCILIVGLGDQEPTVGQLEQMLENTAVRALKQLVLLHREESPGPARTVEWLNMRSWCSGHLHLRCPRRLFSRRSPAKLHELYEKVFSRRADRHSDFSRLARVLTGNTIALVLGGGGARGCSHIGVLKALEEAGVPVDLVGGTSIGSFIGALYAEERSASRTKQRAREWAKRMTSVLEPVLDLTYPVTSMFTGSAFNRSIHRVFQDKQIEDLWLPYFNVTTDITASAMRVHKDGCVWRYVRASASYCPYLPPLCDPKDGHLLVDGCYVNNVPADIARSMGAKTVIAIDVGSQDETDLSTYGDCLSGWWLLWKRLNPWADKVKVPDMAEIQSRLAYVSCVRQLEVVKSSSYCEYLRPPIDCFKTMDFGKFDQISDVGYQYGKAVFGGWSRGNVIEKMLTDRRSTDLNESRRADVLAFPSSGFTDLAEIVSRIEPPTTYISDGCADGEESDCLTEYEEDVGPDCSRDEGGSPEGASPSTASEMEEEKSVLRHRHCLPQEPPSSAADA; from the exons GATTCTGCGCATCCAGAAAGAGACACCGACATTGCAGCGGAAGGAGCCCCCGCCTGCAGTGCTGGAGGCGGACCTGACAGAGGGTGACCTGGCCAACTCCCACCTGCCCTCTGAAGTGCTCTACATGCTCAAGAACGTCCG GGTGCTGGGCCACTTTGAGAAGCCACTCTTCCTGGAGCTGTGCAGGCACATGGTCTTCCAGCGACTGAACCAGGGAGACTATGTCTTGCGGCCAGGCCAGCCCGATGCCAGCATCTACGTGGTGCAGGATGGGCTGCTGGAGCTCTGCTTGCCAGGGCCT GATGGGAAAGAATGTGTTGTGAAGGAAGTGGTCCCTGGAGACAGCGTGAACAGCCTTCTAAGCATCCTGGATGTCATCACT GGTCACCAGCATCCCCAGCGAACGGTGTCTGCCAGGGCAGCCCGTGATTCCACAGTGCTGAGGCTGCCAGTGGAAGCCTTCTCTGCCGTCTTCACCAAGTATCCGGAGAGCTTGGTGCGGGTGGTGCAG ATCATCATGGTGAGGCTGCAACGAGTCACCTTCCTGGCGCTGCACAACTACCTGGGTCTGACCAATGAGCTCTTCAGCCAC GAGATCCAGCCCCTGCGCCTATTCCCCAGCCCCGGCCTCCCAACCCGCACCAGCCCTGTGCGTGGCTCCAAGCGGGTGGTCAGCAACTCAGCTAGTGAGGAGCCAAGAGAGACCCCCGGTCGGCCGCCTGACCCCACCGGGGCTCCACTGCCTGGACCTACAG GGGACCCTGTGAAGCCTACATCCCTGGAAGCCCCCTCAGCCCCTCTGCTGAGTCGCTGCATCTCTATGCCAGTGGACATCTCAG GCTTGCAGGGTGGCCCCCGCTCTGACTTCGACATGGCCTATGAGCGGGGCCGGATCTCTGTGTCCCTTCAAGAAGAGGCCTCCGGGGGACCCCAGGCAGCCCCTGCTCGA ACCCCCACTCAGGAGCCCCGGGAGCAGCCGGCAGGCGCCTGCGAGTATAGCTACTGCGAGGACGAGTCGGCCACCGGAGGCTGCCTCTTCGGGCCCTACCAGGGCCGCCAGACAAGCACCATCTTCGAGGCAGCCAAGCGGGAGCTGGCCAAGCTGATGCGGATTGAG GACCCGTCCCTCCTGAACAGCCGGGTCTTGCTGCGTCATGCCAAAGCCGGCACCGTCATTGCCCGACAGGGGGACCAG GACGTGAGCCTGCACTTCGTGCTCTGGGGCTGCCTGCACGTGTATCAGCGCATGATCGACAAGGCGGAGGACGTGTGCCTGTTCGTGGCACAACCGGGGGAGCTGGTGGGGCAGCTGGCAGTGCTCACGGGTGAACCCCTCATCTTCACGCTGCGCGCCCAGCGCGACTGCACCTTCCTGCGTATCTCCAAATCCGACTTCTATGA GATCATGCGTGCACAGCCCAGTGTGGTGCTGAGCGCCGCGCACACAGTGGCCGCGAGGATGTCACCCTTCGTGCGCCAGATGGACTTCGCCATTGACTGGACAGCGGTGGAGGCAGGACGCGCGTTGTACAG GCAGGGCGACCGCTCCGACTGCACCTACATCGTGCTCAATGGACGGCTGCGCAGCGTCATCCAGCGTGGCAACGGCAAGAAAGAGCTGGTGGGCGAGTACGGCCGCGGGGACCTCATCGGTGTG GTGGAGGCGCTGACCAGGCAGCCGAGAGCCACGACGGTGCACGCGGTGCGCGACACGGAGCTGGCCAAGCTCCCCGAGGGCACCTTGGGTCACATCAAACGTCGGTACCCGCAG GTCGTGACCCGCCTCATCCACCTGCTGAGCCAGAAAATTCTAGGGAATTTACAGCAGCTGCAGGGACCCTTCCCAG GCTCGGGGCTGGGTGTCCCCCCACACTCAGAACTCACCAACCCTGCCAGCAACCTGTCAACGGTGGCAATCCTGCCCGTGTGTGCTGAGGTGCCCATGGTGGCCTTTACCCTGGAGCTGCAGCACGCTCTGCAAGCTATCG GTCCCACGCTTCTCCTCAACAGTGACATCATCCGGGCGCGCCTGGGGGCCTCTGCACTGGATAG caTCCAAGAGTTCCGGCTGTCAGGGTGGCTGGCCCAGCAGGAGGATGCACACCGCATCGTGCTCTACCAGACAGACGCATCGCTGACGCCTTGGACTGTGCGCTGTCTGCGCCAGGCTGACTGCATCCTCATCGTGGGCCTGGGTGACCAGGAGCCCACTGTCGGCCAG CTGGAGCAGATGCTGGAGAACACGGCCGTGCGCGCCCTCAAGCAGCTGGTGCTGCTGCATCGCGAGGAGAGCCCGGGCCCCGCGCGCACCGTGGAGTGGCTCAACATGCGCAGCTGGTGTTCAGGGCACCTGCATCTGCGCTGCCCGCGCCGCCTCTTCTCCCGGCGCAGCCCGGCCAAGCTG CACGAGCTCTACGAGAAGGTGTTCTCCAGGCGCGCGGACCGGCACAGCGACTTCTCCCGCCTGGCACGGGTCCTCACGGGAAACACTATTGCCCTGGTGCTGGGAGGGGGCGGAGCAAG GGGCTGCTCGCATATTGGGGTGCTGAAAGCCTTAGAGGAGGCGGGAGTCCCTGTCGACCTGGTGGGCGGCACGTCCATTGGCTCCTTCATCGGGGCCCTGTACGCTGAGGAGCGCAGCGCCAGCCGCACTAAGCAGCGGGCCCGCGAGTGGGCCAAG AGGATGACTTCAGTGCTGGAGCCTGTGTTGGATCTCACGTACCCGGTCACCTCCATGTTCACGGGCTCAGCCTTTAACCGCAGCATCCACCGTGTCTTCCAGGATAAGCAGATTGAG GACTTGTGGCTGCCGTACTTCAATGTGACCACAGACATCACCGCCTCAGCCATGCGTGTCCATAAAGATG GCTGTGTGTGGCGCTACGTCCGGGCCAGTGCCTCTTACTGTCCCTACCTGCCCCCGCTGTGCGATCCCAAGGACGGGCACCTGCTGGTGGACGGGTGCTATGTTAACAACGTGCCAG CGGACATAGCCCGCAGCATGGGTGCCAAAACAGTCATTGCCATCGACGTGGGGAGCCAGGATGAGACAGATCTTAGCACCTACGGGGACTGCCTGTCTGGCTGGTGGCTGCTATGGAAGCGACTAAACCCCTGGGCTGACAAGGTGAAGGTTCCAGACATGGCCGAGATCCAGTCCCGCCTGGCCTATGTGTCCTGCGTGAGGCAGCTGGAGGTCGTCAAATCTAGCTCCTACTGCGAGTACCTGCGCCCACCCATTGACTGCTTCAAGACCATGGACTTCGGGAAGTTCGACCAGATCTCT GATGTGGGCTACCAGTATGGGAAGGCTGTGTTTGGAGGCTGGAGCCGGGGCAATGTCATCGAGAAGATGCTCACAGACCGGCGCTCTACGGACCTTAACGAGAGCCGCCGTGCAGAT GTGCTTGCCTTCCCAAGCTCTGGCTTCACCGACCTGGCAGAGATCGTATCCCGGATCGAGCCCCCCACGACCTACATCTCTGATGGCTGCGCTGATG GGGAGGAATCGGATTGCCTCACGGAATATGAAGAGGACGTGGGACCAGACTGCTCAAGGGATGAAGGGGGCTCCCCCGAGGGTGCGAGCCCCAGCACTGCCTCCGAGATG GAGGAAGAGAAGTCAGTCCTCCGGCACAGGCACTGTCTGCCCCAGGAGCCTCCCAGCTCAGCTGCAGACGCCTGA
- the PNPLA6 gene encoding patatin-like phospholipase domain-containing protein 6 isoform X6 codes for MEAPLQTGMVLGVMIGAGVAVLVTAVLILLVVRRLRVPKTPAPDGPRYRFRKRDKVLFYGRKIMRKVSQSTSSLVDASVSTTSRPRMKKKLKMLNIAKKILRIQKETPTLQRKEPPPAVLEADLTEGDLANSHLPSEVLYMLKNVRVLGHFEKPLFLELCRHMVFQRLNQGDYVLRPGQPDASIYVVQDGLLELCLPGPDGKECVVKEVVPGDSVNSLLSILDVITGHQHPQRTVSARAARDSTVLRLPVEAFSAVFTKYPESLVRVVQIIMVRLQRVTFLALHNYLGLTNELFSHEIQPLRLFPSPGLPTRTSPVRGSKRVVSNSASEEPRETPGRPPDPTGAPLPGPTGDPVKPTSLEAPSAPLLSRCISMPVDISGLQGGPRSDFDMAYERGRISVSLQEEASGGPQAAPARTPTQEPREQPAGACEYSYCEDESATGGCLFGPYQGRQTSTIFEAAKRELAKLMRIEDPSLLNSRVLLRHAKAGTVIARQGDQDVSLHFVLWGCLHVYQRMIDKAEDVCLFVAQPGELVGQLAVLTGEPLIFTLRAQRDCTFLRISKSDFYEIMRAQPSVVLSAAHTVAARMSPFVRQMDFAIDWTAVEAGRALYRQGDRSDCTYIVLNGRLRSVIQRGNGKKELVGEYGRGDLIGVVEALTRQPRATTVHAVRDTELAKLPEGTLGHIKRRYPQVVTRLIHLLSQKILGNLQQLQGPFPGSGLGVPPHSELTNPASNLSTVAILPVCAEVPMVAFTLELQHALQAIGPTLLLNSDIIRARLGASALDSIQEFRLSGWLAQQEDAHRIVLYQTDASLTPWTVRCLRQADCILIVGLGDQEPTVGQLEQMLENTAVRALKQLVLLHREESPGPARTVEWLNMRSWCSGHLHLRCPRRLFSRRSPAKLHELYEKVFSRRADRHSDFSRLARVLTGNTIALVLGGGGARGCSHIGVLKALEEAGVPVDLVGGTSIGSFIGALYAEERSASRTKQRAREWAKRMTSVLEPVLDLTYPVTSMFTGSAFNRSIHRVFQDKQIEDLWLPYFNVTTDITASAMRVHKDGSLWRYVRASMTLSGYLPPLCDPKDGHLLMDGGYINNLPADIARSMGAKTVIAIDVGSQDETDLSTYGDCLSGWWLLWKRLNPWADKVKVPDMAEIQSRLAYVSCVRQLEVVKSSSYCEYLRPPIDCFKTMDFGKFDQISDVGYQYGKAVFGGWSRGNVIEKMLTDRRSTDLNESRRADVLAFPSSGFTDLAEIVSRIEPPTTYISDGCADGEESDCLTEYEEDVGPDCSRDEGGSPEGASPSTASEMEEEKSVLRHRHCLPQEPPSSAADA; via the exons GATTCTGCGCATCCAGAAAGAGACACCGACATTGCAGCGGAAGGAGCCCCCGCCTGCAGTGCTGGAGGCGGACCTGACAGAGGGTGACCTGGCCAACTCCCACCTGCCCTCTGAAGTGCTCTACATGCTCAAGAACGTCCG GGTGCTGGGCCACTTTGAGAAGCCACTCTTCCTGGAGCTGTGCAGGCACATGGTCTTCCAGCGACTGAACCAGGGAGACTATGTCTTGCGGCCAGGCCAGCCCGATGCCAGCATCTACGTGGTGCAGGATGGGCTGCTGGAGCTCTGCTTGCCAGGGCCT GATGGGAAAGAATGTGTTGTGAAGGAAGTGGTCCCTGGAGACAGCGTGAACAGCCTTCTAAGCATCCTGGATGTCATCACT GGTCACCAGCATCCCCAGCGAACGGTGTCTGCCAGGGCAGCCCGTGATTCCACAGTGCTGAGGCTGCCAGTGGAAGCCTTCTCTGCCGTCTTCACCAAGTATCCGGAGAGCTTGGTGCGGGTGGTGCAG ATCATCATGGTGAGGCTGCAACGAGTCACCTTCCTGGCGCTGCACAACTACCTGGGTCTGACCAATGAGCTCTTCAGCCAC GAGATCCAGCCCCTGCGCCTATTCCCCAGCCCCGGCCTCCCAACCCGCACCAGCCCTGTGCGTGGCTCCAAGCGGGTGGTCAGCAACTCAGCTAGTGAGGAGCCAAGAGAGACCCCCGGTCGGCCGCCTGACCCCACCGGGGCTCCACTGCCTGGACCTACAG GGGACCCTGTGAAGCCTACATCCCTGGAAGCCCCCTCAGCCCCTCTGCTGAGTCGCTGCATCTCTATGCCAGTGGACATCTCAG GCTTGCAGGGTGGCCCCCGCTCTGACTTCGACATGGCCTATGAGCGGGGCCGGATCTCTGTGTCCCTTCAAGAAGAGGCCTCCGGGGGACCCCAGGCAGCCCCTGCTCGA ACCCCCACTCAGGAGCCCCGGGAGCAGCCGGCAGGCGCCTGCGAGTATAGCTACTGCGAGGACGAGTCGGCCACCGGAGGCTGCCTCTTCGGGCCCTACCAGGGCCGCCAGACAAGCACCATCTTCGAGGCAGCCAAGCGGGAGCTGGCCAAGCTGATGCGGATTGAG GACCCGTCCCTCCTGAACAGCCGGGTCTTGCTGCGTCATGCCAAAGCCGGCACCGTCATTGCCCGACAGGGGGACCAG GACGTGAGCCTGCACTTCGTGCTCTGGGGCTGCCTGCACGTGTATCAGCGCATGATCGACAAGGCGGAGGACGTGTGCCTGTTCGTGGCACAACCGGGGGAGCTGGTGGGGCAGCTGGCAGTGCTCACGGGTGAACCCCTCATCTTCACGCTGCGCGCCCAGCGCGACTGCACCTTCCTGCGTATCTCCAAATCCGACTTCTATGA GATCATGCGTGCACAGCCCAGTGTGGTGCTGAGCGCCGCGCACACAGTGGCCGCGAGGATGTCACCCTTCGTGCGCCAGATGGACTTCGCCATTGACTGGACAGCGGTGGAGGCAGGACGCGCGTTGTACAG GCAGGGCGACCGCTCCGACTGCACCTACATCGTGCTCAATGGACGGCTGCGCAGCGTCATCCAGCGTGGCAACGGCAAGAAAGAGCTGGTGGGCGAGTACGGCCGCGGGGACCTCATCGGTGTG GTGGAGGCGCTGACCAGGCAGCCGAGAGCCACGACGGTGCACGCGGTGCGCGACACGGAGCTGGCCAAGCTCCCCGAGGGCACCTTGGGTCACATCAAACGTCGGTACCCGCAG GTCGTGACCCGCCTCATCCACCTGCTGAGCCAGAAAATTCTAGGGAATTTACAGCAGCTGCAGGGACCCTTCCCAG GCTCGGGGCTGGGTGTCCCCCCACACTCAGAACTCACCAACCCTGCCAGCAACCTGTCAACGGTGGCAATCCTGCCCGTGTGTGCTGAGGTGCCCATGGTGGCCTTTACCCTGGAGCTGCAGCACGCTCTGCAAGCTATCG GTCCCACGCTTCTCCTCAACAGTGACATCATCCGGGCGCGCCTGGGGGCCTCTGCACTGGATAG caTCCAAGAGTTCCGGCTGTCAGGGTGGCTGGCCCAGCAGGAGGATGCACACCGCATCGTGCTCTACCAGACAGACGCATCGCTGACGCCTTGGACTGTGCGCTGTCTGCGCCAGGCTGACTGCATCCTCATCGTGGGCCTGGGTGACCAGGAGCCCACTGTCGGCCAG CTGGAGCAGATGCTGGAGAACACGGCCGTGCGCGCCCTCAAGCAGCTGGTGCTGCTGCATCGCGAGGAGAGCCCGGGCCCCGCGCGCACCGTGGAGTGGCTCAACATGCGCAGCTGGTGTTCAGGGCACCTGCATCTGCGCTGCCCGCGCCGCCTCTTCTCCCGGCGCAGCCCGGCCAAGCTG CACGAGCTCTACGAGAAGGTGTTCTCCAGGCGCGCGGACCGGCACAGCGACTTCTCCCGCCTGGCACGGGTCCTCACGGGAAACACTATTGCCCTGGTGCTGGGAGGGGGCGGAGCAAG GGGCTGCTCGCATATTGGGGTGCTGAAAGCCTTAGAGGAGGCGGGAGTCCCTGTCGACCTGGTGGGCGGCACGTCCATTGGCTCCTTCATCGGGGCCCTGTACGCTGAGGAGCGCAGCGCCAGCCGCACTAAGCAGCGGGCCCGCGAGTGGGCCAAG AGGATGACTTCAGTGCTGGAGCCTGTGTTGGATCTCACGTACCCGGTCACCTCCATGTTCACGGGCTCAGCCTTTAACCGCAGCATCCACCGTGTCTTCCAGGATAAGCAGATTGAG GACTTGTGGCTGCCGTACTTCAATGTGACCACAGACATCACCGCCTCAGCCATGCGTGTCCATAAAGATG GCTCACTGTGGCGGTATGTGCGTGCCAGCATGACACTCTCGGGCTACCTGCCCCCGCTGTGTGACCCGAAGGATGGGCACCTCCTCATGGATGGCGGCTACATCAACAACCTGCCAG CGGACATAGCCCGCAGCATGGGTGCCAAAACAGTCATTGCCATCGACGTGGGGAGCCAGGATGAGACAGATCTTAGCACCTACGGGGACTGCCTGTCTGGCTGGTGGCTGCTATGGAAGCGACTAAACCCCTGGGCTGACAAGGTGAAGGTTCCAGACATGGCCGAGATCCAGTCCCGCCTGGCCTATGTGTCCTGCGTGAGGCAGCTGGAGGTCGTCAAATCTAGCTCCTACTGCGAGTACCTGCGCCCACCCATTGACTGCTTCAAGACCATGGACTTCGGGAAGTTCGACCAGATCTCT GATGTGGGCTACCAGTATGGGAAGGCTGTGTTTGGAGGCTGGAGCCGGGGCAATGTCATCGAGAAGATGCTCACAGACCGGCGCTCTACGGACCTTAACGAGAGCCGCCGTGCAGAT GTGCTTGCCTTCCCAAGCTCTGGCTTCACCGACCTGGCAGAGATCGTATCCCGGATCGAGCCCCCCACGACCTACATCTCTGATGGCTGCGCTGATG GGGAGGAATCGGATTGCCTCACGGAATATGAAGAGGACGTGGGACCAGACTGCTCAAGGGATGAAGGGGGCTCCCCCGAGGGTGCGAGCCCCAGCACTGCCTCCGAGATG GAGGAAGAGAAGTCAGTCCTCCGGCACAGGCACTGTCTGCCCCAGGAGCCTCCCAGCTCAGCTGCAGACGCCTGA